The Raphanus sativus cultivar WK10039 unplaced genomic scaffold, ASM80110v3 Scaffold0066, whole genome shotgun sequence genome contains a region encoding:
- the LOC108821399 gene encoding geranylgeranyl pyrophosphate synthase, chloroplastic/chromoplastic-like, giving the protein MASVTMISSWVHHNHHRHPSPSIFTPFKTPRSSSFITLKPIVINPKRTVSSSSSSSSYIHNYKSSSFDFTSYIVRKAESVNKALDMAVPLQEPLKIHEAMRYSLLAGGKRIRPVLCLAACELVGGEPSVAMPAACAVEMLHTMSLIHDNLPCIDNDDLRRGQPTNHRVFGENVAVFAGDALLPFAFEHLVTATSPEVSPVRLVRAVGELARAVGVEGVAAGQVADISSEGLDSNDVGLERLEFIHLRKTAALLEASAVLGGIVGGGSDDEIERLRQYARCIGLLFQVVDDILDVTKSSQELGKTAGKDLVADKLTYPKIMGLEKSREFAEKLSRDARDQLLGFGSDKVAPLLALANFIANRQN; this is encoded by the coding sequence ATGGCTTCAGTAACTATGATCAGTTCATGGGTTCACCACAATCATCACCGCCACCCTTCTCCTTCTATCTTTACTCCATTCAAAACACCAAGATCTTCTTCCTTCATAACTCTTAAACCTATCGTTATCAACCCAAAACGCACcgtttcatcatcatcatcatcatcttcctacATCCACAATTACAAATCTTCATCCTTCGACTTCACGTCTTACATTGTCCGCAAAGCCGAGTCCGTCAACAAAGCCTTGGACATGGCCGTTCCTCTCCAAGAACCGCTCAAGATCCACGAAGCCATGCGCTACTCTCTCCTCGCTGGAGGCAAACGCATCAGACCCGTTCTCTGCCTGGCCGCTTGCGAGCTCGTCGGAGGCGAACCCTCCGTAGCTATGCCGGCAGCTTGCGCCGTCGAGATGCTCCACACCATGTCGTTGATCCACGACAACCTCCCGTGCATCGACAACGACGATCTCCGCCGCGGGCAACCCACTAACCACAGAGTCTTCGGCGAAAACGTCGCCGTTTTTGCCGGAGACGCGCTTCTTCCCTTTGCATTCGAGCATCTAGTGACGGCCACGAGTCCCGAGGTCTCTCCGGTGAGGCTGGTTCGAGCCGTGGGAGAGTTGGCTAGAGCCGTCGGCGTCGAGGGCGTCGCGGCTGGACAAGTGGCTGATATAAGCAGCGAAGGGTTAGACTCGAACGACGTCGGATTGGAGCGTTTGGAGTTTATACATTTGCGCAAAACGGCGGCGTTGCTTGAAGCCTCTGCGGTGCTCGGAGGGATCGTTGGTGGAGGGAGTGACGATGAGATCGAGAGGCTGAGGCAGTACGCGAGGTGTATAGGTTTGTTGTTTCAGGTGGTTGATGATATCTTGGACGTCACGAAATCGTCTCAAGAATTAGGTAAAACTGCTGGGAAAGATTTGGTTGCTGATAAGTTGACGTATCCGAAGATTATGGGGTTGGAGAAATCGAGAGAGTTCGCTGAGAAGTTGAGTAGAGATGCTCGTGATCAGCTTTTAGGGTTTGGTTCCGACAAGGTGGCTCCTTTGTTGGCTTTGGCTAATTTCATTGCCAATAGACAGAACTGA
- the LOC108820766 gene encoding NEDD8-conjugating enzyme Ubc12, whose translation MIGLFKVKEKQREQAQNASRGGGASVKKQSAGELRLHKDISELNLPSSCTITFPNGKDDLMNFEVSIKPDDGYYHNGTFVFTFQVSPVYPHEAPKVKCKTKVYHPNIDLEGNVCLNILREDWKPVLNINTVIYGLFHLFTEPNSEDPLNHDAAQVLRDNPKLFETNVRRAMTGGYVGQTFFPRCI comes from the exons ATGATTGGGTTGTTTAAAGTAAAGGAAAAGCAAAGAGAACAAGCTCAGAACGCTagtagaggaggaggagcttcTGTTAAGAAGCAATCTGCTGGTGAACTTCGTCTTCACAAAG ATATATCAGAGTTGAACCTTCCAAGCTCGTGTACGATAACGTTTCCTAATGGCAAAGATGATTTGATGAACTTTGAAGTCTCCATTAAACCTGATGATGGTTACTACCA TAATGGTACATTTGTTTTCACGTTCCAAGTCTCTCCTGTGTATCCACATGAAGCTCCTAAAGTTAAATGCAAAACCAAG GTTTATCATCCCAATATCGATTTGGAAGGAAACGTTTGCCTCAACATCTTGCGTGAAGACTGGAAACCAGTTCTCAACATCAACACTGTTATCTATGGACTCTTCCATCTTTTCAcg GAACCCAATTCTGAAGATCCATTGAACCATGATGCAGCACAAGTTTTAAGGGACAACCCTAAGCTATTTGAGACCAATGTCCGGAGGGCCATGACCGGTGGATATGTTGGTCAAACCTTTTTCCCGCGCTGTATCTAA
- the LOC130500964 gene encoding aminopeptidase P1 encodes MSEILSSLRSLMASHSPPLDSLVVPSEDYHQSEYVSARDKRREFVSGFTGSAGLALITKNEARLWTDGRYFLQAIQQLSDEWTLMRMGEDPLVEVWMSDNLSEEANIGVDPWCVSVDTANRWGKAFAKKSQNLVPTTTDLVDEVWKSRPPSEMNPVLVHPLEFAGRSVSEKLTDLRAKLKQESARGLVIAALDEVAWLYNIRGTDVAYCPVVHAFAIVTTDSAFLYVDKKKVSDEASEYFKGLGVEVKEYTDVISDVALLASDRLFSSFSSKNEAATKDMEIDSEKTDRLWVDPASCCYALYSKLEADKVLLQPSPLSLPKALKNPVELEGLKKAHVRDGAAVVQFLVWLDQQMQELYGASGYFMEAEANKKKPTTKLTEVTVSDKLESLRAAKEHFRGLSFPTISSVGSNAAIIHYSPEPEACAEMDPDKIYLCDSGAQYLDGTTDITRTVHFGKPSAHEKDCYTAVLKGHVALGSARFPKGTNGYTLDILARAPLWKYGLDYRHGTGHGVGSYLFVHEGPHQVSFRPSARNVPLQATMTVTDEPGYYEDGNFGIRLENVLVVNNAETEFNFGDKGYLQFEHITWAPYQVKLIDLKQLTGEEIDWLNTYHLKCKDILAPFMNQTEMEWLKKATEPVSVSV; translated from the exons ATGTCTGAGATTCTCTCTTCCCTAAGGTCACTAATGGCCTCTCACTCTCCTCCTCTCGACTCTCTCGTCGTCCCTTCCGAAGACTATCACCAG AGCGAGTATGTTTCTGCTCGAGACAAACGCCGTGAGTTCGTGTCTGGATTTACTGGAAGTGCAG GTTTGGCGCTGATCACGAAGAACGAAGCAAGGCTTTGGACTGATGGACGCTACTTCTTGCAAGCCATCCAACAGCTTAGCGACGAGTGGACACTCATGCGTATGGGTGAAGATCCTCTTGTCGAAGTTTGGATGTCTGAC AATCTGTCTGAGGAAGCAAACATAGGTGTTGATCCATGGTGTGTCTCCGTAGACACCGCCAACAGATGGGGAAAAGCCTTCGCTAAGAAGAGTCAGAACCTTGTTCCGACGACAACCGATCTTGTGGACGAAGTCTGGAAGAGCCGTCCACCTTCCGAGATGAACCCTGTTCTTGTCCATCCCTTGGAGTTCGCTGGCCGCTCTGTCTCCGAGAAGTTAACAGATCTGAGAGCAAAGCTTAAGCAAGAGAGTGCGCGTGGTTTAGTCATCGCTGCTCTCGACGAGGTCGCTTGGCTATACAACATCCGTGGAACGGACGTTGCTTACTGTCCCGTTGTTCACGCCTTTGCGATCGTTACAACCGACTCTGCGTTCCTCTACGTGGACAAGAAGAAAGTATCCGATGAGGCGAGTGAGTACTTCAAAGGGCTTGGCGTAGAAGTCAAGGAGTACACGGACGTGATCTCAGATGTGGCGTTGCTCGCTTCGGATCGACTCTTTTCGTCGTTCTCATCTAAAAACGAGGCTGCTACTAAGGACATGGAGATTGATTCTGAGAAGACTGATCGGTTGTGGGTGGACCCTGCTTCTTGCTGCTATGCGCTTTATTCCAAGTTGGAGGCTGATAAGGTCCTTTTGCAACCATCTCCTCTCTCACTCCCAAAAGCCTTAAAg AACCCTGTTGAGCTCGAAGGACTCAAGAAAGCACATGTTCGTGATGGTGCAGCTGTTGTCCAGTTCCTTGTTTGGCTCGATCAACAG ATGCAGGAGCTTTATGGTGCATCTGGATACTTTATGGAAGCAGAGgcaaacaaaaagaaaccaaCCACTAAGCTTACCGAAGTGACTGTGAGCGATAAGCTGGAAAGTCTCCGAGCTGCCAAAGAG CATTTTAGAGGGTTAAGCTTTCCTACTATATCATCTGTTGGTTCAAACGCTGCCATCATTCACTACTCGCCAGAGCCTGAAGCTTGTGCTGAGATGGACCCTGACAAAATCTACTTATGTGATTCAGGAGCACAG TATCTCGATGGAACTACTGATATAACAAGAACGGTTCACTTTGGGAAACCTTCAGCTCATGAGAAGGACTGTTATACCGCG GTGCTCAAGGGTCATGTTGCACTTGGGAGTGCTCGGTTTCCTAAAGGAACAAACGGTTATACACTTGATATTCTTGCAAGAGCTCCTTTGTGGAAGTATGGTTTGGATTATCGACATGGTACTGGTCATGGAGTTGGCTCTTACCTTTTCGTTCATGAAG GACCTCACCAAGTTAGTTTCAGACCTAGTGCTAGAAATGTACCCCTTCAAGCTACCATGACTGTAACTGATG AGCCTGGTTACTATGAAGATGGGAACTTTGGTATTAGGTTAGAGAATGTTCTTGTTGTCAATAATGCTGAAACTGAGTTTAATTTTGGTGACAAGGGCTACTTGCAGTTCGAGCATATCACTTGG GCACCGTATCAAGTGAAACTTATCGATCTAAAGCAGTTGACAGGAGAAGAGATCGATTGGTTAAACACATACCATTTGAAATGCAAGGACATCTTGGCTCCGTTCATGAACCAGACCGAAATGGAATGGCTCAAGAAAGCTACCGAGCCTGTAAGTGTATCGGTTTGA